The Campylobacter sp. RM16189 genome has a segment encoding these proteins:
- a CDS encoding UbiX family flavin prenyltransferase, translated as MRKILVGISGASGVNLGVKLANEIAKTNECHVIISKNAKLVLEKEQKLNLAIKNAKIYDDSDISASLASGSFGIKASIIAPCSINTLAKIHAGFADTLITRAAAVALKERRKLILGVREMPFSTIALEQMAKLSSMGVIIAPPILGYYADIKSVEDMENFIIGKWLDALGIENQIYKRWGKE; from the coding sequence ATGAGAAAAATTCTAGTAGGCATTAGCGGGGCAAGTGGTGTAAATTTAGGCGTTAAGCTTGCTAATGAGATAGCTAAAACAAACGAGTGTCACGTCATCATAAGTAAAAACGCTAAACTTGTGCTTGAAAAAGAGCAAAAGCTAAATTTGGCTATCAAAAATGCTAAAATTTACGATGATAGCGATATCTCAGCCTCGCTTGCTTCAGGCTCTTTTGGTATAAAAGCTTCCATCATAGCACCCTGCTCTATTAACACGTTAGCAAAAATTCACGCAGGCTTTGCCGATACGCTTATAACTCGTGCCGCCGCAGTTGCTCTTAAAGAGCGAAGAAAGCTAATACTTGGGGTTCGCGAAATGCCTTTTTCTACCATCGCGCTTGAGCAGATGGCAAAGCTATCAAGTATGGGCGTTATCATCGCTCCTCCTATTTTGGGATATTACGCAGATATCAAAAGCGTAGAAGATATGGAGAATTTCATCATCGGCAAGTGGCTTGACGCACTTGGCATAGAAAATCAAATTTATAAAAGATGGGGTAAAGAGTGA
- the tmk gene encoding dTMP kinase has translation MYILLEGVDGVGKSTQIKKVAKFYENAVITYEPGGTELGKKLREILLGKNSLSKEAEILLFLADRAEHFDKVISKNKDKIILSDRGFISGMAYAMANENRAVKACDESYMKKLLEFNKFALQGNLPDKIVFFEADLELLNSRVFSRGLDHIESRGAEYLLKVQECMKRVLNSLDIKFLAINASDEMGKITNLIKEFIDD, from the coding sequence ATGTATATCCTGCTTGAAGGGGTTGATGGAGTAGGTAAAAGTACTCAGATAAAAAAAGTGGCGAAATTTTATGAAAACGCCGTTATCACCTATGAGCCGGGCGGAACAGAGCTTGGCAAAAAACTAAGAGAAATTCTGCTTGGCAAAAACTCACTTAGCAAAGAGGCTGAAATTTTGCTGTTTTTAGCCGATCGTGCCGAGCATTTTGATAAGGTTATAAGCAAGAATAAGGATAAGATAATTCTAAGCGACAGAGGATTTATCTCAGGCATGGCTTATGCGATGGCAAACGAAAACCGAGCCGTCAAGGCGTGTGATGAAAGCTATATGAAAAAGCTTCTTGAATTTAACAAATTCGCCCTGCAAGGAAATCTGCCCGATAAGATAGTGTTTTTTGAAGCGGATTTAGAGCTTTTAAATTCTCGAGTTTTTTCTCGCGGGCTTGATCATATAGAAAGTCGCGGAGCGGAGTATCTGCTAAAGGTTCAAGAGTGCATGAAGCGCGTTTTAAACTCACTTGATATAAAATTTCTAGCCATAAATGCAAGCGACGAAATGGGCAAAATAACAAATTTGATAAAGGAATTTATAGATGATTAG
- the lpxD gene encoding UDP-3-O-(3-hydroxymyristoyl)glucosamine N-acyltransferase → MKLSEIYEILELKFEGEEREITALNSLANAKNSELSYCDGEKNAKFIANSKAGAILVGENLKEFVPANMHSIVVENAHLAFAILSKFFAKELFASSPKEAQISPSAKVMQNVYIGSGVTVGEGSVLMPGVFLGDNVKVGKNCILHPNVVVYNDCVIGDECHINANAVIGSDGYGYAHTKTGEHIKIYHNGNVILEDFVEIGACTTIDRGVFEPTIIKRHTKIDNLVQIGHNCELGQGCLIVAQTGLAGSSKLGRNVVMGGQSGTTGHLKVGDFAQIAARGGVSKSIEGGKKYAGAYPILELGEFFKMQAKILRFFKK, encoded by the coding sequence ATGAAATTAAGTGAAATTTATGAGATTTTAGAGCTGAAATTTGAAGGTGAAGAGCGCGAGATAACTGCGCTAAATTCGCTTGCCAATGCAAAAAATAGCGAACTAAGCTATTGTGACGGCGAAAAAAACGCCAAATTTATCGCAAATTCTAAGGCCGGAGCGATACTCGTAGGCGAAAATTTAAAGGAATTTGTACCTGCAAATATGCACTCGATAGTTGTTGAAAACGCTCATTTGGCATTTGCGATTTTAAGCAAATTTTTTGCAAAAGAGCTTTTTGCAAGCTCGCCAAAAGAGGCTCAAATTTCACCTAGTGCCAAAGTAATGCAAAACGTATATATAGGCTCAGGCGTAACGGTGGGCGAGGGCAGTGTGCTAATGCCGGGAGTTTTTTTGGGTGATAACGTAAAGGTCGGCAAAAACTGCATCTTGCATCCAAATGTAGTTGTGTATAACGACTGCGTAATCGGCGATGAGTGCCACATAAACGCAAATGCGGTTATAGGCTCGGACGGCTACGGCTATGCGCACACAAAAACGGGCGAGCATATAAAAATTTATCATAACGGAAATGTGATTTTAGAGGATTTTGTCGAGATTGGCGCGTGCACTACTATAGATCGTGGCGTGTTTGAGCCAACCATCATCAAGCGCCACACAAAGATAGATAACCTCGTGCAGATAGGTCATAACTGCGAATTAGGGCAAGGCTGCCTCATAGTAGCCCAAACCGGTCTTGCAGGCTCAAGTAAGCTAGGCAGAAACGTCGTAATGGGCGGACAAAGCGGCACTACAGGACATCTAAAAGTGGGTGATTTTGCTCAAATTGCCGCACGAGGAGGTGTCTCAAAAAGTATAGAAGGCGGTAAAAAATACGCCGGTGCTTACCCTATACTAGAGCTTGGCGAATTTTTTAAGATGCAAGCCAAGATATTAAGGTTTTTTAAAAAATAG
- the ilvN gene encoding acetolactate synthase small subunit, translating into MRRVISVIVLNEHGVLSRISGLFAGRGYNIDTLTVAPIPETNLSRLSIVTVGDEKVLEQIVKQLHKLIPTYKVIETGEFVEKEMALVKIPLSENLGGLDAILKAYNGIVANTNENFIVVMVADDTIRVKNFLKAIKKYNPIDIVCGGSVLMDM; encoded by the coding sequence ATAAGAAGAGTAATTTCAGTCATCGTTCTTAACGAACACGGCGTGCTTTCGCGCATTTCCGGGCTTTTTGCAGGGCGTGGGTATAATATCGACACCCTTACCGTTGCGCCGATACCTGAGACAAATTTATCTCGCCTTAGTATCGTAACGGTAGGCGATGAGAAGGTGCTAGAGCAGATCGTAAAGCAGCTTCACAAGCTCATACCTACTTATAAAGTTATAGAAACTGGCGAATTTGTCGAGAAAGAGATGGCGCTCGTAAAAATTCCGCTGAGTGAAAATTTAGGCGGACTTGACGCGATACTTAAGGCTTATAACGGCATAGTTGCGAACACAAATGAAAATTTTATCGTTGTTATGGTGGCTGACGATACGATTAGAGTGAAAAATTTCTTAAAAGCCATCAAAAAATACAATCCGATCGACATCGTTTGCGGTGGGTCGGTGCTTATGGATATGTGA
- the thiF gene encoding sulfur carrier protein ThiS adenylyltransferase ThiF — protein MTNVTINGANFKIQSKTMDELKSEIFSNKELYQFLKKFSAENPDIFIINGFATSENLDIKDGANIVLIKRGVMPEAGILRSMIEARNTPELNDALKHSCIGVAGLGGLGSNIAISLARVGVAKLVLVDFDVVEPSNLNRQHYFIKHIGMKKAEALKSMISEINPFVNVITHDIFLDSSNVAEIFAPCSIICEAFDNVASKTMIVNEAGASLKDKQIIAASGMAGYHSSNLIKTIKFAKNVHICGDLNNAAKVGQGLMAPRVAICANHQANLAIRLMMNLEV, from the coding sequence ATGACCAATGTAACTATAAATGGCGCAAATTTTAAAATTCAATCCAAAACTATGGATGAGCTTAAGAGTGAAATTTTTAGCAATAAAGAGCTATATCAATTTTTAAAGAAATTTAGTGCTGAAAATCCGGATATCTTTATAATCAATGGCTTTGCAACCAGTGAAAATTTAGATATAAAAGATGGTGCAAATATTGTGCTCATAAAACGCGGAGTTATGCCTGAAGCTGGAATTTTACGTTCTATGATAGAGGCTAGAAACACGCCTGAACTAAATGACGCGCTCAAACATAGTTGCATTGGAGTAGCCGGACTTGGTGGACTTGGATCCAACATAGCTATTAGTCTGGCACGCGTAGGGGTTGCTAAGCTTGTACTCGTTGATTTTGACGTGGTTGAACCTAGCAACCTAAACCGCCAACATTACTTTATAAAACATATCGGAATGAAAAAAGCTGAAGCTTTAAAAAGTATGATTAGCGAAATTAATCCGTTTGTAAATGTAATTACTCATGATATTTTTTTAGATAGCTCAAATGTCGCGGAAATTTTTGCACCATGCTCCATAATCTGCGAGGCTTTTGATAATGTCGCAAGCAAAACTATGATAGTAAACGAAGCCGGAGCGAGCTTAAAAGATAAGCAAATTATCGCTGCCTCCGGAATGGCGGGATATCATAGTTCAAATTTAATAAAAACAATAAAATTTGCTAAAAATGTTCATATATGTGGTGATCTAAACAACGCCGCAAAAGTAGGACAAGGACTAATGGCACCGCGCGTAGCGATTTGCGCTAACCACCAAGCAAACCTTGCAATCCGCCTTATGATGAATTTAGAAGTATAA
- the coaD gene encoding pantetheine-phosphate adenylyltransferase, which yields MKKSCIYPGTFDPITNGHIDVIKRATKIFDKVIVGVAKSESKQPYFSIKKRVEMAKIATANLKNVSVISFDNLLVDFAKSHDINIVIRGLRAVSDFEYELQIGYANATLWDEFETVYLMPSLKNAFISSSIVRSVLRHKGDVSKLVPNEILEILKEKN from the coding sequence GTGAAAAAATCTTGCATATATCCGGGAACCTTTGATCCTATCACAAACGGACATATAGACGTTATCAAGCGCGCTACGAAAATTTTTGACAAGGTGATCGTGGGCGTTGCTAAAAGCGAGAGCAAACAGCCTTATTTTAGTATCAAAAAGCGCGTTGAGATGGCTAAAATCGCAACGGCAAATTTAAAAAACGTAAGCGTGATTAGCTTTGATAACTTGCTTGTGGATTTTGCAAAAAGCCATGATATAAACATCGTTATACGCGGGCTTCGTGCGGTTAGCGACTTTGAATACGAACTTCAAATCGGCTACGCAAACGCTACTCTTTGGGATGAGTTTGAGACGGTTTATCTCATGCCAAGCCTTAAAAACGCCTTTATATCAAGCTCTATCGTGCGTTCTGTTTTAAGGCATAAAGGCGATGTAAGCAAGCTGGTACCAAATGAAATTTTAGAAATTTTAAAGGAAAAAAATTAG
- the speA gene encoding biosynthetic arginine decarboxylase has product MNNYGLNLWGDSNFIIENGKVCINNGSKPAIIDIVKDIRSEGYRGPLLLRFPHLIKKQIQQIYSNFKSAIKEFDYKGDFNAVYPLKVNQYPGFVKNLVKHGKSYGYGLEAGSKAELLLVMAYNNENAPITVNGFKDKEMINIGFIAAEMGHNITLTIEGLNELEAIIATAKERFAPKPNIGLRIRLHSSGSGIWAKSGGINSKFGLTATELIEAVNLLKEANLLDCFNMIHFHIGSQITEIHPLKKALIEAGNIYAELRKMGAKNLKAINLGGGLAIEYSQFKENSSRNYTLSEYANDVVYLLKTIANQKNELEPDIFIESGRFVAASHAVLVAPVLELFSQDYTEEKLALKKKNPQLITELVDLLNTIKPSNAMEYLHDSMDHMESILTLFDLGYVDLVDRSNAEILTHLIIKKAVKMLGTKQNNPELLKLQEEVQERYLINFSLFQSLPDFWGLKQNFPVMPLDRLDIRPTRSASLWDITCDSDGEIGFDDEFNPLFLHDIDVEKEEYFLGFFMVGAYQEVLGMKHNLFTHPTEATIDIDENGYKVAHLLESQSILDIMEDLDYDIYEIQDTLNERIEKSKLVNETQKKQILGEMYLFLNDNGYLKTIS; this is encoded by the coding sequence GTGAATAACTACGGTTTAAATTTATGGGGTGATTCAAATTTTATCATCGAAAACGGCAAGGTATGCATAAACAACGGCTCAAAGCCCGCTATCATAGATATCGTAAAAGACATTAGAAGCGAAGGCTATAGAGGGCCATTGCTGCTTCGCTTCCCGCATCTAATCAAAAAACAAATTCAGCAAATTTATTCAAATTTCAAATCGGCGATTAAAGAATTTGACTACAAAGGCGACTTTAACGCCGTCTATCCGCTTAAGGTAAATCAATACCCTGGCTTTGTAAAAAACCTGGTTAAGCACGGCAAAAGCTATGGATACGGGCTTGAAGCGGGCTCTAAAGCGGAACTTTTACTTGTAATGGCTTACAATAACGAAAACGCTCCGATAACGGTAAACGGCTTTAAAGATAAAGAGATGATAAATATCGGCTTTATCGCTGCTGAAATGGGTCACAACATCACTCTTACGATAGAGGGATTAAACGAGCTTGAAGCTATCATAGCTACGGCAAAAGAGCGCTTTGCGCCAAAGCCAAACATCGGACTTCGTATCAGGCTTCATAGCTCGGGTTCGGGAATTTGGGCAAAGAGCGGTGGCATAAACTCTAAATTCGGACTAACCGCAACCGAGCTGATTGAAGCCGTAAATTTGCTAAAAGAGGCGAATTTGCTTGATTGCTTTAATATGATTCACTTTCATATCGGCTCTCAGATAACCGAAATCCATCCGCTTAAAAAGGCGCTAATAGAAGCGGGCAATATATACGCAGAGCTTCGAAAAATGGGAGCAAAAAACCTAAAAGCGATAAATTTAGGCGGCGGTCTAGCGATAGAATACTCGCAGTTTAAGGAAAACTCAAGCCGTAACTACACCCTAAGCGAATACGCAAACGACGTGGTTTACCTGCTTAAAACCATCGCAAACCAAAAAAACGAGCTTGAGCCTGATATATTTATAGAAAGTGGTCGCTTCGTAGCTGCTTCTCACGCAGTGCTCGTTGCGCCTGTGCTTGAGCTTTTCTCTCAGGATTACACAGAAGAAAAGCTTGCACTTAAGAAGAAAAATCCTCAGCTCATAACCGAGCTGGTTGATCTACTAAACACCATAAAACCGTCAAATGCGATGGAGTATCTGCACGATAGCATGGATCATATGGAAAGCATACTTACGCTGTTTGATTTAGGATATGTTGATCTGGTTGACCGCTCAAACGCTGAAATTTTAACTCATCTCATCATTAAAAAAGCGGTTAAAATGCTTGGAACTAAACAAAACAATCCCGAGCTTTTAAAACTTCAAGAAGAGGTTCAAGAAAGATACCTCATAAATTTCTCGCTCTTTCAGTCACTGCCTGATTTTTGGGGGCTTAAGCAAAATTTCCCCGTCATGCCGCTTGATAGGCTTGATATTCGCCCTACCCGCTCGGCTTCGCTTTGGGATATCACTTGCGATAGCGACGGCGAGATAGGCTTTGACGATGAATTTAATCCGCTGTTTTTACACGATATCGACGTGGAAAAAGAGGAGTATTTCTTGGGATTTTTCATGGTAGGAGCATATCAGGAAGTGCTTGGAATGAAGCACAATCTTTTCACTCATCCTACCGAAGCGACGATAGATATAGATGAAAACGGATATAAAGTGGCTCACCTGCTTGAAAGCCAATCGATCCTTGATATCATGGAAGATCTTGACTACGATATATACGAAATTCAAGACACTCTAAACGAACGAATTGAGAAATCAAAACTAGTAAATGAGACTCAAAAAAAGCAAATTTTAGGCGAGATGTATCTCTTTTTAAACGATAACGGTTATCTAAAAACCATATCTTAA
- a CDS encoding pyridoxal phosphate-dependent aminotransferase — MLSNRVQVLSESLTIAISSLAKEMKAKGEDVVSFSAGEPDFDTPKAIKDAVVKALDKGCGKYTAVPGSPDVLKAIASKLERENGLKYETSQIITNVGAKHSLFNIFQALIDDGDEVIIPSPYWVSYPEMVKFSGGVPVYIDTCEKSGFKITPEQLKAAITPKSKILVLNSPCNPTGAIYSREELLALGEVLKDTKIIVASDEIYEKLSYDAPFVAAASVSEDMFKRTITINGLSKCGAMPGWRFGYMASVIPELNAAVKRLQSQSTSNISSIVQEGAIAGLSGQADEDMAMMRAEFIKRRDKACEMINSINGLSVLKPEGAFYLFVNCSKVEPDSMKFCRRLLEEAKVACVPGVGFGMDGYFRLSFATSMENIIKGISKIGEFVKNY; from the coding sequence ATGCTGTCAAATAGAGTTCAAGTATTAAGCGAATCGCTTACCATAGCTATCAGCTCACTTGCTAAAGAGATGAAAGCAAAAGGCGAAGATGTCGTGAGTTTTTCGGCTGGCGAGCCGGACTTTGACACTCCAAAAGCGATAAAGGACGCAGTCGTAAAAGCCCTTGATAAGGGATGTGGCAAATACACCGCGGTTCCGGGCTCTCCTGATGTCTTAAAAGCTATCGCTTCAAAGCTGGAGCGTGAAAACGGGCTAAAATACGAGACAAGCCAGATCATAACAAACGTAGGCGCCAAGCACTCGCTTTTTAACATCTTTCAAGCGCTGATCGATGACGGCGACGAGGTTATAATCCCAAGCCCTTACTGGGTAAGCTATCCCGAGATGGTGAAATTTAGCGGCGGTGTGCCTGTTTATATAGATACGTGCGAAAAGAGCGGATTTAAGATAACGCCTGAGCAACTAAAAGCGGCAATCACGCCAAAGAGCAAAATTTTAGTTCTAAACAGCCCTTGTAACCCAACAGGAGCGATATATAGTCGCGAAGAGCTGCTTGCTCTTGGAGAAGTTTTAAAAGATACGAAAATCATCGTAGCAAGCGATGAAATTTACGAAAAACTTAGCTATGACGCGCCTTTTGTGGCGGCCGCAAGCGTGAGTGAAGATATGTTTAAGCGCACTATCACGATCAACGGACTTAGCAAGTGCGGAGCGATGCCCGGCTGGAGATTTGGCTATATGGCAAGCGTGATACCTGAGCTAAACGCCGCGGTTAAAAGACTTCAAAGCCAAAGCACAAGCAACATAAGCTCGATCGTCCAAGAAGGAGCGATAGCTGGACTTTCCGGACAAGCCGATGAAGATATGGCTATGATGAGAGCGGAATTTATCAAGCGCAGAGATAAAGCGTGCGAGATGATAAACTCCATAAACGGACTTAGCGTGCTTAAGCCCGAAGGTGCGTTTTATCTCTTTGTAAACTGCTCTAAGGTTGAGCCTGACTCGATGAAATTTTGCCGCCGCTTGCTTGAAGAGGCGAAAGTAGCTTGCGTACCTGGAGTTGGATTTGGTATGGATGGATACTTTAGACTAAGCTTTGCTACAAGTATGGAAAATATCATAAAAGGCATAAGTAAAATTGGGGAATTTGTCAAAAATTACTAA
- the flgA gene encoding flagellar basal body P-ring formation chaperone FlgA gives MYCINSDSITLKTLGYDGKDEEILNLNGNKAAKISSNRIASIAKSHLINFEDKSGGEMIFVKDCSEIEKLQKEFLIAVIKEYPDIKFIKFPEISAQNEFPKDFSSYNLDQIYINSLNNSKGTFRAIFNANGIQKTFFFRYEFKALMPVLKAVKNISMRHILGIADYKMDMVNFDNFLKDSFTKIPSSRLISKQNIKNGEILLKRQFEFLTLVKRNDNIQAVLNDGSLSVVIEVKALEHGNLGDIIKVRSKDNKTFYATIVSKKQAIIR, from the coding sequence ATGTATTGCATAAATAGTGACTCTATAACCCTTAAAACATTAGGATATGATGGAAAAGATGAAGAAATTTTAAATTTAAACGGCAATAAGGCAGCTAAAATAAGCTCAAACCGGATAGCCAGTATCGCAAAGTCTCACCTTATTAATTTTGAAGACAAAAGCGGTGGCGAGATGATTTTTGTAAAAGATTGTAGTGAGATTGAGAAACTTCAAAAAGAGTTTTTAATAGCCGTTATAAAAGAGTATCCTGATATCAAATTTATCAAATTTCCTGAAATTTCGGCACAAAACGAATTTCCTAAAGACTTCTCATCCTATAATCTAGATCAAATTTATATTAACTCTTTAAATAACTCAAAAGGAACCTTTAGAGCTATATTTAACGCAAACGGCATACAAAAAACATTTTTTTTTAGATATGAGTTTAAGGCTCTAATGCCTGTTTTAAAAGCTGTAAAAAATATCTCAATGAGGCATATTTTAGGCATTGCTGACTATAAAATGGATATGGTAAATTTTGATAATTTTTTAAAAGATTCTTTTACCAAGATTCCGTCATCAAGACTCATATCAAAACAAAACATTAAAAATGGCGAAATTCTTTTAAAAAGACAGTTTGAGTTTTTAACTCTTGTAAAAAGAAATGATAATATTCAAGCTGTTTTAAACGATGGTTCTTTAAGTGTAGTGATAGAGGTTAAAGCTCTTGAACATGGAAATTTGGGCGATATTATCAAAGTAAGAAGCAAGGATAACAAAACTTTTTATGCTACAATCGTATCTAAAAAACAAGCGATCATAAGATGA
- the hisS gene encoding histidine--tRNA ligase codes for MISALRGMKDHLPPSGQTYEYIIKICEEVAKNYGYEFVLTPHLEQTALFRRSVGESSDIVGKEMYQFIDKGENDVCLRPEGTAGVVRAFIEAKFDKAGGVRRYFYHGSMFRYERPQKGRLREFHQFGCECFNEPSVYEDASIILMIDEIFARLNIKTALKINSLGDSECMPAYREKLVKFLDEHEAEICEDCKRRKLTNPIRVLDCKEQKCQEIYKDAPLIIDNLNDECKEDFKKLQEILTTNGVQFEVDPRLVRGLDYYCKTAFEFISNEIGSQSAVAGGGRYDKLVEYLGGKSSYGVGFAMGVERIMEILSSRENSSDREGIYICALDKEGLDIIHQAGINLRKKHKTNISYEAKNLQKHLKNADNLNAEIFLCMGENELKEGKIWYKNLKNKVEKTINLNELEGVLGE; via the coding sequence ATGATTAGCGCATTAAGGGGTATGAAAGATCACCTGCCGCCAAGCGGGCAAACTTACGAATACATTATCAAAATTTGCGAAGAGGTAGCTAAAAACTACGGGTATGAATTTGTATTAACGCCGCACCTTGAGCAAACCGCGCTTTTTAGAAGAAGTGTCGGAGAAAGTAGCGATATCGTAGGAAAAGAGATGTATCAGTTTATCGATAAAGGCGAAAATGACGTCTGTTTGCGACCCGAAGGAACTGCCGGAGTCGTGCGGGCTTTTATCGAAGCGAAATTCGATAAGGCGGGAGGTGTGAGAAGATACTTTTATCACGGCTCAATGTTTCGTTACGAGCGCCCGCAAAAGGGACGCTTAAGGGAGTTTCATCAGTTTGGCTGTGAGTGCTTTAACGAACCAAGCGTCTATGAGGATGCGAGCATTATTTTGATGATAGATGAAATTTTTGCCAGACTAAACATAAAAACCGCTCTTAAGATAAATTCGCTCGGAGATAGCGAGTGTATGCCGGCTTACCGCGAAAAACTGGTTAAATTTTTAGATGAGCATGAAGCTGAAATTTGCGAGGATTGCAAAAGACGCAAACTTACAAATCCTATACGCGTGCTTGATTGCAAAGAGCAAAAATGCCAAGAAATTTACAAAGACGCACCTTTAATCATAGATAATTTAAACGATGAATGCAAAGAGGACTTTAAAAAGCTACAAGAAATTTTAACTACAAACGGAGTTCAATTCGAAGTAGATCCAAGGCTTGTGCGCGGGCTTGACTACTATTGCAAGACGGCTTTTGAGTTTATCAGCAACGAGATAGGAAGCCAAAGCGCGGTTGCAGGCGGCGGCAGATACGATAAGCTGGTTGAGTATCTTGGCGGCAAATCAAGCTACGGGGTCGGCTTTGCCATGGGAGTTGAGCGCATAATGGAAATTTTAAGCTCAAGAGAAAATAGCAGCGACAGAGAAGGAATTTATATCTGTGCGCTTGATAAAGAAGGTCTTGATATCATCCATCAAGCAGGTATAAATTTAAGAAAAAAACACAAGACAAACATATCTTATGAGGCTAAAAATTTACAAAAACATCTTAAAAACGCAGACAATCTAAATGCCGAAATTTTTCTTTGCATGGGCGAAAACGAGCTTAAAGAGGGTAAAATTTGGTATAAAAATCTAAAAAATAAAGTTGAAAAGACAATAAATTTAAATGAGCTTGAAGGAGTGCTAGGTGAATAA
- a CDS encoding acetolactate synthase large subunit, with product MKAISGSQMISEALHKEGVEIVFGYPGGAALNIYDETYKQKYFKHILVRHEQAAVHAADGYARASGKVGVAFVTSGPGFTNAVTGLATAYSDSIPIVLISGQVASSLIGTDAFQEIDAVGISRPCVKHNYLVNSIEELPRILKEAFYIARSGRPGPVHVDIPKDITAAIGDFDYPQEIKMLTYKPTYKGNAKQIKKAAEAISVAKRPLLYLGGGVIASNASELVRKFAKKTGIPAIETLMGLGVLAHDDENLLAMAGMHGSYAANMALSETDLLIALGARFDDRITGKLSEFARYAKIIHVDIDPSSISKIVNAHFPIVGDLNFVLEELIEKVEVNPENIKDWKDILSRYDKLNPLAYSDSDEILKPQWVIEETAKIAGDDTIISTDVGQHQMWAAQFYPFSRPRQLITSGGLGTMGYGLPAAIGSKCADPKKTVINFTGDGSILMNIQELMTAAENDIAVINIILNNNFLGMVRQWQTFFYEKRYSSTDLSVQPDFVKIVEGFGGVGFVCKTKDEFRKALKEAIKLGKVAMLDVRVDRFEDVLPMVPAGAAIYNMILKSKE from the coding sequence ATAAAGGCAATTTCCGGCTCGCAGATGATCAGCGAAGCCTTGCATAAAGAGGGCGTTGAGATAGTTTTTGGCTACCCTGGCGGTGCGGCGCTTAACATCTATGATGAAACTTACAAGCAAAAGTATTTCAAGCATATTTTAGTGCGCCACGAGCAAGCTGCCGTTCACGCGGCTGATGGTTACGCAAGAGCAAGCGGCAAGGTCGGAGTGGCTTTTGTAACAAGCGGTCCTGGATTTACAAATGCCGTTACAGGGCTTGCTACGGCGTATTCTGATAGCATTCCTATCGTGCTTATAAGCGGTCAGGTCGCAAGCTCGCTCATAGGCACAGATGCCTTTCAGGAGATCGACGCGGTGGGAATTTCTCGCCCCTGTGTGAAACACAACTACTTAGTAAATAGCATCGAAGAGCTTCCAAGAATCTTAAAAGAGGCGTTTTACATCGCTCGCTCAGGTCGCCCGGGTCCCGTGCATGTGGATATACCAAAGGATATAACCGCTGCGATTGGCGATTTTGATTATCCACAAGAGATAAAAATGCTAACCTATAAGCCTACATACAAAGGCAACGCAAAGCAGATCAAAAAGGCTGCCGAAGCGATATCAGTAGCTAAAAGACCGCTGCTTTATTTGGGTGGCGGAGTTATAGCGTCAAATGCCAGTGAGCTTGTGAGAAAATTTGCTAAAAAGACAGGAATTCCTGCGATAGAGACTCTCATGGGGCTTGGAGTTTTAGCTCATGATGATGAAAATTTACTTGCGATGGCAGGTATGCACGGAAGCTATGCTGCAAATATGGCGCTAAGTGAGACTGACCTACTTATCGCGCTTGGAGCGAGGTTTGATGATAGGATAACGGGCAAGTTAAGCGAATTTGCAAGATACGCAAAGATAATTCACGTGGATATCGATCCAAGCTCGATCTCAAAGATAGTAAACGCGCATTTTCCGATAGTTGGTGATCTAAATTTCGTCCTTGAAGAGCTCATAGAAAAGGTCGAAGTAAACCCTGAAAACATCAAAGACTGGAAAGATATCCTCTCTCGCTACGACAAGCTAAATCCGCTTGCATACAGCGATAGCGATGAAATTTTAAAGCCGCAGTGGGTTATAGAAGAGACTGCCAAGATAGCGGGCGATGATACGATAATATCAACCGACGTAGGTCAGCACCAGATGTGGGCGGCGCAGTTTTATCCGTTTTCGCGACCAAGACAGCTCATAACTAGCGGCGGGCTTGGCACGATGGGATACGGTCTGCCTGCGGCGATTGGCTCAAAGTGTGCAGATCCTAAAAAAACGGTCATAAATTTTACAGGCGACGGATCGATTCTAATGAACATCCAAGAGCTAATGACCGCAGCAGAAAACGACATTGCGGTCATTAACATTATCCTAAATAACAACTTTTTGGGCATGGTGCGCCAGTGGCAGACGTTTTTTTACGAGAAGCGCTACTCTTCAACCGATCTTAGCGTGCAACCTGACTTCGTAAAGATCGTAGAGGGCTTTGGCGGAGTAGGGTTTGTCTGTAAAACCAAAGATGAGTTTAGAAAGGCGCTAAAAGAGGCGATCAAACTTGGCAAGGTGGCTATGCTTGATGTTAGAGTCGATCGCTTTGAAGACGTCCTTCCTATGGTGCCTGCGGGGGCTGCGATATATAATATGATATTAAAAAGCAAGGAATGA